The following is a genomic window from Hymenobacter monticola.
AAGGCCTGCAGCACGGCAATGGCGCGGTCGGCCGTTTGCCAGCCCTGGTTGGCGTCGATGCGCAGCGGGTGCGCGGGCCCGATGCCCGCCCGGATGGCCCGGATGCGGGCTACGTCGTCTTCCAACGGGCCGCCCAGCTTCACTTTAATGGCCGGGAAGCCCTCCTGCTGAAAGCGCACGGCGTCGGCCTGCATCTTGGCGGGCGAACCCAGGCTCACGGTCATGTCGGTGGTCAGCACCTTGTCGTTTTTCCCGCCCAGAAACTCGTAGAGCGGCAGGCCCGCGTGCTGCGCGGCAATGTCGTGGAGGGCAATGTCGAAGGCGCTTTTGATGCTGCTGTTGCCGTAGATGATGCGGTCCAGCTCGGCCAGGCAGCCGGGCAGGTCCAGCGCATCGCGGCCGATGAGAGCGGGCGCAAAGTACTGCCCCACAATGAAGCCGGTGTCCACGCTCTCGCCGTTGATGGTGAGGAAAGGGCTGCTCTCGCCGTAGCCCACGAGGCTGTCGGCGGGGCGAATGACAACCACAATATTCTCTACTGCCGTGAGCGGGCCGAGGGAGATGACGAAGGGCTCCTTCAGCGGCACGAGCAGCTTGTAGAGACTAATGGCTTGAATGGGGAGGCCGGGCATGGGGCGAAGAAACGCGCTGGCCGCCGGAAAAAGAAAAGGCGCCCGGTGGGGCGCCTTGTTCTGTTGGTAAAAGCCGGGGCGCTACTCGCTGGCCG
Proteins encoded in this region:
- a CDS encoding mandelate racemase/muconate lactonizing enzyme family protein — protein: MPGLPIQAISLYKLLVPLKEPFVISLGPLTAVENIVVVIRPADSLVGYGESSPFLTINGESVDTGFIVGQYFAPALIGRDALDLPGCLAELDRIIYGNSSIKSAFDIALHDIAAQHAGLPLYEFLGGKNDKVLTTDMTVSLGSPAKMQADAVRFQQEGFPAIKVKLGGPLEDDVARIRAIRAGIGPAHPLRIDANQGWQTADRAIAVLQALGEFSIEHCEEPILRQHFMELSRVRAASPIPIMADESCGDEHDAARLIQLQACQMLNIKLGKSSGFHRAQKIAKLGQAAGLTLQVGGFLESRLGMTAAAHLALSSPAIHHCDFDTPLMFTDDPVVGGFRYGPGGVIEMPTGPGLGATIDEDWLRRAEQVHF